A region of Lycium barbarum isolate Lr01 chromosome 3, ASM1917538v2, whole genome shotgun sequence DNA encodes the following proteins:
- the LOC132633967 gene encoding uncharacterized protein LOC132633967 isoform X1, with the protein MYSLLLLRNTHFLVFLFCVRKMQSLLLLTNTHFLVLYRVARTNTQQIGGRLNWSGSYAAKDTRFGVEARAAMLQGIEELADAVKVTMGPKVVWSIIFSLGIWKLKLLLVFVIS; encoded by the exons ATGTATTCTTTATTACTTTTAAGAAATACccattttcttgtttttcttttttgtgttAGAAAAATGCAATCTTTATTACTTTTAACAAATACCCATTTTCTTGTTTTGTACAGAGTGGCAAGAACCAACACCCAACAA ATTGGTGGAAGGTTAAATTGGAGTGGAAGTTATGCTGCAAAGGATACTAGATTTGGTGTTGAAGCTCGAGCTGCAATGCTTCAAGGTATTGAAGAACTTGCTGATGCTGTTAAAGTCACTATGGGTCCAAAG GTGGTGTGGAGTATTATTTTCTCCCTTGGAATATGGAAACTGAAGCTTCTTTTGGTATTTGTAATTTCTTAA
- the LOC132633967 gene encoding chaperonin CPN60-like 1, mitochondrial isoform X2, whose protein sequence is MYRFVANLASKARVARTNTQQIGGRLNWSGSYAAKDTRFGVEARAAMLQGIEELADAVKVTMGPKVVWSIIFSLGIWKLKLLLVFVIS, encoded by the exons ATGTATCGTTTTGTAGCAAATCTTGCTTCCAAAGCCAG AGTGGCAAGAACCAACACCCAACAA ATTGGTGGAAGGTTAAATTGGAGTGGAAGTTATGCTGCAAAGGATACTAGATTTGGTGTTGAAGCTCGAGCTGCAATGCTTCAAGGTATTGAAGAACTTGCTGATGCTGTTAAAGTCACTATGGGTCCAAAG GTGGTGTGGAGTATTATTTTCTCCCTTGGAATATGGAAACTGAAGCTTCTTTTGGTATTTGTAATTTCTTAA